A genome region from Fodinibius salicampi includes the following:
- a CDS encoding SDR family NAD(P)-dependent oxidoreductase, which translates to MKNKVALITGAATGIGRETAIAFARKGANVVISDINDEKLKETQKLIEEKRVKVLSVKADISKEDDIRNMVKKAVEQFGRLDIACNNAGIAGESATTGEYSIEGWDKVLNVNLRGQFICMKYEIEAMIKNGSGSIVNISSILGHVGFAEAPAYVASKHGLLGLTKTAAIEYASQGIRINAVCPGFIETPMLEDAGITTVEETKQYIISLHPAGRLGKPREVADAIVWLASDEASFVTGHPLLVDGGYVAW; encoded by the coding sequence ATGAAAAATAAAGTGGCTTTAATTACGGGCGCGGCTACGGGTATTGGCAGAGAAACCGCCATTGCTTTTGCGCGAAAGGGAGCTAATGTCGTAATCTCTGATATCAACGATGAAAAACTTAAGGAAACCCAGAAACTGATAGAAGAGAAAAGAGTTAAGGTTCTATCTGTAAAAGCGGATATATCGAAAGAGGATGATATCCGAAATATGGTTAAAAAAGCCGTAGAACAATTTGGGCGGCTTGATATTGCCTGCAATAATGCTGGCATCGCTGGGGAATCTGCGACTACCGGTGAATATAGCATCGAGGGATGGGACAAAGTGCTCAATGTTAATCTCAGAGGGCAATTCATTTGTATGAAATATGAAATCGAAGCAATGATCAAGAATGGGAGCGGCTCGATTGTTAATATCTCCTCTATCCTTGGTCATGTGGGCTTTGCGGAAGCACCGGCCTATGTTGCATCAAAACACGGACTTCTTGGGCTTACAAAAACCGCAGCAATTGAATACGCATCGCAAGGTATACGGATTAATGCCGTATGTCCGGGCTTTATAGAAACACCAATGTTGGAAGATGCGGGTATTACAACCGTAGAAGAAACCAAGCAATACATTATTTCACTGCATCCAGCAGGGCGGTTGGGCAAGCCGCGCGAGGTAGCTGATGCCATCGTGTGGTTGGCTTCCGATGAAGCATCTTTTGTTACTGGTCACCCGTTGTTAGTTGACGGAGGATATGTGGCGTGGTAG
- the ppsA gene encoding phosphoenolpyruvate synthase has protein sequence MSNPLSPYILWFEEVGIDDVGLVGGKNASLGEMIKHLKPLGINVPNGFATTAEAYWAFMKENNLNAPISEEISRYQKGEISLKETGLSIRQMINKGVFPIPLAEKIRSAYSELSEKYDVKDVDVAVRSSATAEDLPNASFAGQQETYLNIRGGDELVGVCKKCFASLFTDRAISYREEKGFDHMKVALSIGVQKMVRADKASSGVIFTVDTESGFPNVVLINGSWGLGENIVQGTVNPDQFFVFKPFLNDDKKRPIIEKIKGSKELKMVYATDGENNTKNLPTSMMERHSYVLEDEEVLQLARWATDIEEHYGKPMDIEWVKEDSTNQLYIVQARPETVHSQQLDGIFKTYRLHENRAPVLVKGLSIGNSIVHGIIKHVHDITDLKDLQPDHILVTEMTEPDWVPSLKKVAGIITDFGGRTCHAAIVSRELGISAVVGTGEATKVLKEGQEVTLSSGEGEEGKIYKGMVEFDVNEVDLSNLPEPQTDIMLNMATPESAFKWWRLPVRGVGLARMEFIISQHIRIHPMALAHPERVNNEDEFAKIRKLTKGYSDLEEYFVDKLSSGIAKIAASQHPHPVIVRTSDFKTNEYADLIGGNEFEPDEQNPMLGWRGASRYYSDGYRDGFALECRALKKVRADIGLENVIIMIPFCRTLTEAKKVLKQMEAFGLRRGENGLQIYMMCEIPSNYILTEEYAELFDGFSIGSNDLTQLILGVDRDSAELAYLFDENDPAVKKAIRDVISRTHQAGLRIGFCGQAPSDDTDYAAFLVECGIDSISLNPDSVINVIKKVYQAEQKRST, from the coding sequence ATGAGCAATCCATTATCTCCCTATATCCTTTGGTTTGAAGAGGTTGGAATAGACGATGTTGGTTTGGTCGGTGGAAAGAACGCTTCCCTTGGTGAAATGATTAAGCATCTGAAACCGCTGGGCATTAATGTTCCCAATGGGTTTGCCACCACCGCAGAAGCCTACTGGGCTTTTATGAAAGAAAACAACCTGAATGCCCCTATTAGTGAGGAAATTAGCAGATATCAGAAGGGAGAGATATCTCTGAAAGAGACCGGCCTTTCTATTCGGCAGATGATTAATAAGGGGGTATTTCCGATTCCATTGGCTGAGAAAATTAGATCGGCGTATTCTGAATTATCCGAGAAGTACGATGTGAAGGATGTGGATGTGGCTGTTCGAAGCAGTGCAACCGCAGAGGACCTTCCAAATGCCAGTTTTGCGGGACAACAGGAGACCTACCTAAACATCCGAGGGGGAGATGAATTAGTGGGTGTCTGTAAAAAGTGTTTTGCATCTCTCTTTACCGATCGGGCCATCTCTTATCGGGAGGAAAAAGGGTTTGATCATATGAAGGTGGCTTTGTCCATCGGAGTCCAGAAAATGGTCAGAGCAGACAAGGCTAGTTCCGGGGTCATCTTTACCGTGGATACAGAATCAGGGTTCCCAAATGTGGTGCTTATCAATGGTTCGTGGGGGCTGGGAGAAAATATTGTGCAAGGTACCGTTAATCCAGACCAGTTTTTTGTCTTCAAACCATTTCTAAATGATGATAAGAAGCGTCCCATTATCGAAAAAATAAAAGGCAGCAAAGAGCTTAAAATGGTGTATGCAACCGACGGGGAAAATAACACGAAAAATTTGCCTACTTCCATGATGGAGCGGCATTCATATGTGCTTGAGGATGAAGAGGTACTCCAGCTGGCCCGATGGGCTACTGATATCGAAGAACATTACGGGAAGCCGATGGATATCGAGTGGGTGAAGGAAGATTCTACCAATCAGCTTTATATCGTACAGGCTCGTCCCGAGACCGTTCACTCACAACAGCTTGATGGAATTTTTAAAACCTATAGACTGCACGAAAATAGAGCCCCTGTGTTGGTAAAGGGACTAAGTATTGGCAACAGTATCGTTCACGGTATTATCAAGCATGTACATGATATCACTGATCTTAAAGATCTGCAGCCTGACCATATACTCGTTACTGAAATGACAGAACCCGACTGGGTACCATCGCTGAAGAAAGTAGCCGGTATTATTACCGATTTCGGGGGACGAACCTGTCACGCGGCCATTGTTAGTCGCGAGCTGGGAATTTCTGCCGTAGTGGGTACGGGAGAAGCGACAAAGGTGCTTAAAGAAGGACAAGAGGTAACGCTTTCAAGCGGAGAGGGAGAAGAAGGAAAGATTTATAAGGGAATGGTTGAATTCGATGTTAATGAGGTTGATCTGAGCAATCTTCCTGAACCTCAAACGGATATCATGTTAAATATGGCCACCCCAGAGTCGGCTTTTAAATGGTGGCGGCTTCCGGTCCGCGGTGTAGGACTGGCCCGTATGGAATTTATTATCAGTCAGCATATTCGCATCCATCCAATGGCTCTGGCCCATCCCGAACGAGTTAATAATGAGGATGAGTTTGCTAAAATCAGAAAGCTAACCAAGGGGTATAGTGATCTTGAGGAATATTTTGTGGATAAACTTTCCAGCGGCATCGCAAAAATAGCCGCCTCTCAACACCCGCATCCGGTAATCGTGCGAACCAGTGATTTCAAGACCAACGAGTACGCTGATCTGATTGGGGGTAATGAGTTTGAACCTGATGAGCAGAATCCAATGCTGGGATGGCGGGGCGCCTCGCGTTATTACAGTGATGGATACCGGGATGGATTTGCCCTGGAGTGTCGGGCACTTAAGAAAGTACGTGCAGATATAGGACTTGAAAATGTGATAATTATGATCCCCTTTTGCCGTACACTGACTGAAGCAAAAAAGGTATTGAAACAGATGGAAGCCTTCGGGTTGCGGCGCGGTGAGAATGGCCTCCAAATCTATATGATGTGTGAAATTCCGAGTAACTACATCCTTACGGAAGAATATGCAGAATTATTTGATGGATTTTCTATTGGCTCGAACGATCTGACACAACTTATTCTGGGAGTGGATCGGGACTCGGCGGAATTGGCCTACCTGTTTGATGAGAATGATCCGGCCGTTAAAAAAGCAATCCGTGATGTAATCAGCCGTACTCACCAGGCAGGACTCAGAATCGGTTTCTGTGGGCAGGCTCCGAGCGATGATACTGATTACGCGGCTTTTCTCGTCGAATGTGGAATTGATTCTATTTCGCTAAACCCGGATAGCGTAATAAATGTAATCAAAAAAGTATACCAGGCCGAACAAAAACGCTCTACTTGA
- a CDS encoding ATP synthase subunit I: protein MTYLQMFFYVTAAGGGVVLGLIYFGGLWITVKKVNNARRPYLLLASSFLVRTALVLAGFYLLLLYNWIYLVLAMITFIVTRHFLIQRKGKSSELIYG from the coding sequence ATGACGTATCTGCAAATGTTTTTTTATGTGACGGCAGCTGGAGGTGGAGTTGTACTTGGACTAATTTATTTTGGAGGACTCTGGATCACCGTTAAGAAAGTAAACAACGCGCGGCGCCCTTATCTTCTCTTGGCAAGCAGTTTTTTAGTACGAACAGCTCTGGTATTGGCGGGGTTTTACTTACTTCTGCTTTACAACTGGATATACTTGGTGTTGGCTATGATTACTTTTATCGTTACCCGCCATTTTTTGATTCAGCGCAAAGGCAAGTCTTCTGAATTGATATACGGCTGA
- the atpD gene encoding F0F1 ATP synthase subunit beta, which translates to MSLTKNITTEYRNSKGTTEPSRHIGRVRSARGSVIDVVFEHDLPELQTRLVIESNPQIIAEVSTHIDDRTVRALALNSTQGLRRGTKVINSGSPLSVPVGDALLGRVVNVFGEPIDERGSIDQETMRSIFQPKVSLFEQETGQEVLTTGIKAMDLLSPLERGGKAGLFGGAGVGKTVLIMEMIRNMVARHEGISLFCGIGERCREAEELYREIQEAGVLENTTMVFGQMNEPPGARFRVGQTALTIAEYFRDVRRRDVLLLIDNIFRFVQAGSEVSALMGKVNSRLGYQPTLGSDLADLQERICNTKNGAITSIQAVYVPADDFTDPAVTHTFSHLSSFIVLSRERAGQGLYPAIDLLKSGSKMLSRHIVGERHYQVAQRVKETLSQYEELKDIISMLGMEELSAEDRQTVSRARRLERFFTQPFYVTEQFTGIEGNSVSIEEAIKGCERILDGEFDDVPEKELFMIGTIDEVDK; encoded by the coding sequence ATGTCTTTAACTAAAAATATAACAACTGAGTATCGTAATAGTAAAGGTACTACCGAACCTTCGCGTCACATTGGGCGGGTGCGATCGGCGCGGGGCAGTGTTATTGATGTAGTATTTGAACATGATTTACCCGAGCTGCAAACCAGGCTTGTGATTGAATCGAATCCACAGATTATTGCCGAAGTGTCTACCCATATCGATGATCGAACAGTGAGGGCGTTAGCGTTGAATTCCACCCAGGGATTGAGGCGAGGGACGAAGGTTATTAATTCCGGATCTCCACTGAGTGTTCCAGTGGGCGATGCCCTACTGGGACGAGTTGTTAATGTATTCGGGGAACCGATTGATGAACGTGGATCGATCGATCAGGAGACGATGCGCAGTATCTTCCAACCGAAAGTTTCTTTATTTGAACAGGAAACCGGACAGGAGGTTTTGACGACCGGTATTAAGGCAATGGATTTACTCTCCCCTCTTGAGCGAGGAGGGAAAGCGGGACTTTTTGGGGGAGCCGGAGTGGGGAAAACAGTACTTATTATGGAGATGATCCGGAATATGGTGGCCCGTCACGAGGGCATAAGCCTCTTTTGTGGCATTGGTGAACGTTGCCGGGAAGCGGAAGAGCTTTACCGGGAAATCCAGGAAGCGGGTGTCCTCGAAAATACGACTATGGTGTTCGGACAGATGAACGAACCGCCGGGAGCCCGCTTTCGCGTGGGACAGACGGCGCTTACCATTGCTGAATATTTCCGGGATGTACGTCGGCGTGATGTACTGCTGTTGATCGACAATATTTTCCGCTTTGTCCAGGCCGGGTCTGAAGTATCCGCCCTGATGGGGAAGGTTAATTCTCGTCTCGGCTATCAACCGACCTTGGGGAGCGATCTGGCCGACCTGCAGGAACGTATCTGCAATACAAAGAATGGCGCAATAACATCAATACAGGCTGTTTATGTACCTGCTGATGATTTTACCGATCCGGCTGTCACTCATACTTTCTCCCACCTGTCCTCATTTATTGTTCTATCACGGGAGCGGGCTGGACAAGGGCTGTACCCAGCGATTGATTTGTTAAAGTCGGGTTCTAAAATGCTGTCTCGCCACATTGTTGGTGAGCGTCATTACCAGGTAGCGCAGAGGGTGAAAGAAACGCTGTCCCAGTACGAAGAACTAAAAGATATTATTTCCATGCTAGGCATGGAGGAGCTATCAGCTGAAGACCGGCAGACGGTAAGTCGTGCCCGACGGCTGGAGCGTTTTTTTACTCAGCCGTTTTATGTTACAGAACAATTTACGGGCATAGAAGGAAATAGTGTAAGTATTGAAGAGGCCATAAAAGGTTGTGAACGTATTCTGGATGGCGAATTTGATGACGTCCCTGAAAAAGAATTGTTTATGATCGGTACGATTGATGAGGTAGACAAATGA
- a CDS encoding F0F1 ATP synthase subunit A, translating into MEIDIDQIIYWEWGFLKLNATLLFSWLVMLFMIGISIMITRKLTSKTGMSRGQALLESLVVLIEEQIEEATGEKAEKYIPFISTLFLFIVVSNTINVIPGFHAPTASLSTTAALALCVFVAVPVFGISSAGLKNYFRYYIEPTPLMLPFNIIGELSRTLALAIRLFGNIMSGSLIVAILLSLTPLFFPVVMQAFGLLIGIIQAYVFAILALVYVASAGRIRENKEQSEYENNSYNHQTS; encoded by the coding sequence ATGGAAATTGATATCGATCAAATTATTTATTGGGAATGGGGCTTTCTTAAGCTGAATGCCACCCTTCTGTTTTCATGGTTGGTGATGCTGTTTATGATCGGTATATCGATTATGATTACCCGCAAGCTAACATCCAAAACAGGGATGTCGCGCGGGCAGGCCCTTCTGGAATCATTGGTGGTACTCATTGAAGAACAGATCGAGGAGGCCACCGGTGAAAAAGCGGAGAAGTATATCCCGTTTATCAGTACGCTATTTCTATTTATTGTAGTTTCAAATACGATTAACGTAATTCCGGGCTTCCACGCCCCGACCGCTTCTTTGTCCACCACAGCAGCTTTGGCCCTGTGCGTTTTTGTGGCGGTGCCTGTGTTTGGTATTAGTTCAGCGGGACTTAAAAATTATTTTCGCTATTACATTGAGCCTACCCCTCTGATGCTCCCGTTCAATATTATCGGGGAGCTCTCGCGTACGCTTGCCTTGGCTATCCGACTCTTTGGAAACATCATGAGCGGGAGTCTCATTGTAGCCATACTGCTTAGTCTGACGCCCCTCTTTTTTCCGGTTGTCATGCAGGCCTTTGGACTGCTGATCGGGATCATACAAGCGTATGTATTTGCCATTTTAGCACTTGTTTATGTGGCTTCGGCCGGACGTATTCGCGAAAATAAGGAACAGTCTGAATACGAAAATAACTCTTACAATCATCAAACATCCTGA
- a CDS encoding AtpZ/AtpI family protein, producing MTEKSNNKNEFADTVRKKTTRKIRSREEGDKGLWYGLGMFGLVGWSVSIPTILFLLLGIWIDSTYKSTYSWTLMMLIVGIFIGCMNAWYWVKKESKGG from the coding sequence ATGACTGAAAAATCAAACAATAAAAATGAGTTCGCTGATACGGTCCGAAAAAAAACAACGCGCAAGATTCGTTCTCGTGAAGAGGGTGATAAAGGGCTGTGGTATGGATTGGGAATGTTCGGTTTAGTGGGATGGTCGGTGTCGATACCCACCATCTTATTCTTGTTGCTGGGTATCTGGATCGACAGCACCTACAAGAGTACGTATTCATGGACGCTCATGATGCTGATTGTAGGAATTTTTATCGGATGTATGAACGCCTGGTATTGGGTGAAAAAAGAATCAAAAGGAGGATAA
- a CDS encoding F0F1 ATP synthase subunit C, whose amino-acid sequence MESISIIGMVSIITAGLTIAIGSIAPALGEGRALAQALLAIAQQPDESPTITRTLFVGLAMIESTAIYCFVVALIIMFANPFWDFVAGG is encoded by the coding sequence ATGGAAAGTATAAGTATCATTGGAATGGTATCCATCATTACGGCCGGCCTTACGATAGCCATAGGCTCTATCGCACCCGCCCTGGGGGAAGGGCGCGCGCTGGCACAGGCCCTGCTGGCTATAGCGCAACAGCCGGATGAAAGTCCGACCATAACACGAACCCTGTTTGTGGGACTGGCAATGATCGAGTCGACCGCTATTTACTGCTTTGTTGTTGCCCTCATTATAATGTTCGCAAATCCCTTCTGGGATTTTGTAGCCGGAGGATAA
- a CDS encoding F0F1 ATP synthase subunit epsilon produces the protein MKEYINMQLKVMEPEHVLVDREADKIIAEGTNGSFCLKPRHVDFVSSLKTGILMYESGGEEYYIAVDEGILVKIGERVLVSVLNGIMGSDLSKLEQAVRQRFEKTEAMNKAAGIAQKSMEADLLLHFLELEET, from the coding sequence ATGAAAGAATACATAAACATGCAGCTCAAGGTGATGGAACCGGAGCATGTACTGGTTGACCGTGAGGCCGACAAAATTATCGCGGAAGGAACAAACGGTTCCTTCTGCCTCAAACCCCGTCATGTTGATTTTGTGTCGAGCCTGAAGACCGGTATCCTGATGTACGAATCAGGCGGGGAGGAGTATTATATTGCGGTGGATGAAGGAATTTTGGTAAAGATCGGTGAACGGGTGCTAGTTTCGGTTCTCAATGGAATAATGGGGAGTGATCTTTCAAAACTGGAACAGGCCGTCCGGCAGCGATTTGAGAAAACAGAAGCAATGAATAAGGCAGCAGGTATTGCTCAAAAAAGTATGGAAGCGGATCTACTGCTGCACTTCCTGGAACTCGAGGAAACCTGA